Proteins from a single region of Leuconostoc gasicomitatum LMG 18811:
- a CDS encoding GNAT family N-acetyltransferase, with the protein MTIEIKHQLGLGVIHDDALNIRTTVFVGEQGVSLADEMNNPLTEKKALHIVAYVNDQPAATARVIEENTGVWHVQRVATLYDMRGQGLGSQLFDYIESLAPIYHIHTLDLGAQIQARKFYDQLNFHTYGSEFFEAGIAHIGMKKELK; encoded by the coding sequence ATGACAATAGAAATTAAACATCAATTAGGGCTTGGCGTAATCCATGATGATGCCCTCAATATAAGAACCACTGTTTTCGTTGGTGAACAGGGTGTATCACTCGCTGATGAGATGAACAACCCACTAACAGAGAAAAAAGCCCTACATATCGTTGCTTACGTTAATGACCAACCCGCAGCCACTGCACGTGTCATAGAAGAAAACACAGGCGTTTGGCATGTCCAACGTGTCGCAACATTATATGACATGCGTGGTCAAGGATTGGGTTCACAACTATTTGATTACATTGAAAGTCTTGCCCCTATTTACCATATTCATACGCTAGACCTTGGTGCTCAAATACAAGCTAGAAAATTTTACGATCAATTAAATTTCCACACATATGGTTCTGAATTTTTTGAAGCAGGCATAGCTCATATCGGTATGAAAAAAGAATTGAAGTAA
- a CDS encoding glycosyltransferase, producing the protein MEILIALENIGLGGMKRATTVVGNALSTRHSVTYYSFSDTEPFYDLEAPLIVGKTPRIFDNDAQPFQRFDRQIKEFEAVASHFDVVILAGGLLSSFAAQLSLPNTKLIGWMHNNVHTYQTQYYAAMRQEFDAGLRALDVIVALTESDLAGFSVYNKTVKIWNPLTITPNGHANLAKHTIAFTARIAIQHKGIDFAVQLASKLPEDWQLAIAGSGSPEDMLAFKQLVATYQATDKIIYRGALKDDDLRAHYQNASLFVQTSRWEGLPLVLVEAMSFGLPVAAMRNTGSAEVLREGDYGILTPTADVAALYTAIEPVLLDEEVRQAYSEKSLQRVESFKITPILSQWETLFN; encoded by the coding sequence ATGGAAATTTTGATTGCGTTAGAAAATATTGGATTAGGTGGCATGAAACGCGCCACAACAGTAGTTGGGAATGCATTGAGCACACGACACTCGGTCACATATTATAGCTTTTCAGATACTGAACCTTTTTATGATTTAGAAGCACCACTTATCGTCGGGAAAACGCCTCGGATATTTGATAATGATGCGCAGCCATTTCAACGTTTTGATCGACAAATTAAAGAGTTTGAAGCAGTTGCTAGTCATTTTGATGTTGTTATTTTAGCTGGCGGATTGTTATCCAGCTTTGCGGCACAGTTAAGTTTACCAAATACAAAGCTAATCGGTTGGATGCATAATAATGTTCATACGTATCAAACGCAGTATTATGCAGCCATGCGGCAGGAGTTTGATGCGGGTTTACGTGCGTTAGATGTGATTGTTGCACTAACGGAATCTGATTTGGCAGGATTTTCAGTATATAATAAAACAGTTAAAATTTGGAATCCATTGACTATTACGCCCAATGGACATGCTAATTTAGCAAAGCATACTATTGCTTTTACAGCTCGAATAGCTATTCAACATAAAGGGATTGATTTTGCCGTTCAACTAGCTTCAAAATTACCTGAAGACTGGCAATTAGCAATTGCTGGCAGTGGATCACCTGAAGATATGTTAGCATTTAAACAATTGGTGGCAACCTACCAAGCGACAGATAAAATTATTTACCGCGGAGCGTTGAAAGATGATGATTTAAGGGCACATTATCAAAATGCGAGCCTATTTGTACAAACTTCGCGCTGGGAAGGGCTACCATTAGTCTTAGTTGAAGCTATGAGTTTTGGATTACCAGTTGCTGCCATGAGAAACACAGGGTCAGCTGAAGTGTTGCGCGAAGGAGATTACGGTATTTTGACACCTACTGCTGATGTGGCAGCTTTGTATACAGCAATTGAACCTGTTCTTCTTGACGAAGAAGTACGTCAGGCGTATTCTGAGAAGAGTCTACAGCGTGTAGAAAGTTTTAAAATTACGCCTATATTATCACAATGGGAAACATTATTTAACTAA
- a CDS encoding LTA synthase family protein, with amino-acid sequence MEFMENRVKKTLKRFYSNVLSPKNWIRQLNTRLGIFTWVIVTLTLKTILAYGADFEWLHVQDPIQVVLMLLNPVGFTILLFSLTLFIKPKQLYYGALIVLDAVMTLLLYLNVIYFREFSDFMSVNTMLGYNTVNQGGKAAGAIAFGMHDFLFWIDIVILIALFLARKIRFDNEVLPRFKPFKILTIGFFVLTTNLLVADIDRPQLLTRQFDREYMVKYLGLGPFMIYDGINTYQTGQVRKSATPEEFTQVKNYIQKHYANINPEFYGKAKGKNVIVIHLESFQQMSIDRKINGQEVTPFLNSIYHSNSTIAFDNFFHEVGQGKTSDAENMLETSTFGLPQGSLFSKLGNDQTFQAMPAILGQRDGYSSAVFHGNLGTFWNRNNVYKHMGYQNWVSGDYFDVTGQKATTWGLKDKLLFKESVPYLENLQQPFYVKYLTVTNHTPYTLDREDRDPNFVTTNSGSKIVDNYFVTNHYLDQSVKEFFNYLKASGLYDKTMVVLYGDHYGISNTDAKYLAPILGKNENEWNDLDNANLQRVPFMVHIPGMKKGYIDHQYGGEIDVAPTVEHLLGVSTQRYIQFGQDLLSKQHSDVVAFRNKDWITSDYASLSDRYWDVKTNEIITNPSPKLQKTFDRIQSGVNEKLAMSDNLNQKNLLRFYKPKGFKEVEVSQFDYSKRATISRLKKQNVVLGKASTSLFAKNGNQSTLSKYVTDAPEANDEKTDSTRLLPRNADDWSQIE; translated from the coding sequence ATGGAATTTATGGAAAACCGAGTAAAAAAAACTTTGAAGCGTTTCTACAGTAACGTTCTTTCACCAAAAAATTGGATACGTCAATTAAACACACGGCTGGGAATCTTTACATGGGTCATTGTAACCTTAACATTGAAGACAATTTTAGCTTATGGTGCTGATTTTGAGTGGTTACATGTGCAAGATCCAATTCAAGTCGTACTCATGTTGCTAAATCCGGTAGGATTTACCATTTTGCTGTTTAGTCTGACGCTTTTTATCAAACCTAAGCAATTGTATTATGGTGCACTCATTGTACTTGACGCAGTGATGACATTGTTACTATATCTCAATGTTATTTACTTTAGAGAGTTTTCAGATTTCATGTCAGTTAATACAATGCTTGGCTATAATACAGTTAATCAGGGTGGAAAAGCTGCGGGAGCTATAGCTTTTGGGATGCATGATTTTTTGTTTTGGATTGACATTGTCATACTAATTGCTTTATTTTTAGCACGTAAAATACGTTTTGATAATGAAGTATTACCTCGTTTTAAACCATTTAAAATTTTGACAATTGGATTTTTTGTTTTAACGACTAATCTTTTGGTGGCAGACATTGATCGACCACAGCTTTTAACGAGACAATTTGATCGAGAATACATGGTTAAATATCTCGGACTTGGGCCATTTATGATTTATGATGGCATTAACACGTATCAAACAGGACAAGTACGTAAAAGCGCCACACCAGAAGAATTTACGCAAGTTAAGAATTATATTCAGAAACATTATGCTAATATCAATCCAGAATTTTATGGCAAAGCAAAAGGGAAAAATGTGATTGTCATCCATCTGGAAAGTTTCCAGCAAATGTCAATTGACCGTAAGATTAATGGTCAAGAGGTGACACCATTTTTAAATAGTATTTATCATAGTAATAGTACTATTGCGTTTGATAATTTTTTTCATGAGGTTGGCCAAGGGAAAACGTCGGATGCTGAAAATATGTTGGAAACCTCTACTTTTGGGTTACCACAAGGATCGTTATTCTCCAAACTAGGCAATGATCAAACATTCCAAGCAATGCCGGCAATTCTAGGCCAACGAGATGGTTACTCCAGTGCGGTATTTCATGGTAATTTGGGGACTTTTTGGAATCGTAATAATGTCTATAAACATATGGGCTATCAAAACTGGGTTTCTGGTGATTATTTTGATGTGACTGGTCAAAAGGCAACAACGTGGGGACTGAAAGACAAATTATTATTTAAGGAATCAGTGCCCTATTTAGAAAATTTGCAGCAGCCATTTTACGTAAAATACCTGACTGTGACTAACCATACACCATATACGTTAGACAGGGAAGATCGTGATCCAAATTTTGTTACGACTAATAGTGGCTCGAAAATAGTGGATAATTATTTTGTGACTAACCATTATTTAGATCAATCGGTGAAAGAATTCTTTAATTATCTTAAAGCTTCTGGCTTGTACGATAAGACGATGGTTGTTTTATATGGGGATCATTATGGTATTTCTAATACAGATGCCAAGTATTTGGCGCCAATTTTAGGAAAAAACGAGAATGAATGGAATGACTTAGATAATGCCAACTTACAGCGTGTGCCCTTTATGGTGCATATACCGGGTATGAAAAAAGGATATATTGACCATCAATATGGTGGTGAAATCGATGTTGCGCCAACAGTTGAACATTTGTTAGGTGTTAGCACACAACGTTATATACAGTTTGGGCAAGATTTGTTGAGTAAACAGCACTCAGATGTTGTTGCATTTCGTAATAAAGATTGGATAACAAGCGATTATGCGAGCTTATCTGATCGTTATTGGGACGTGAAGACAAATGAAATCATTACAAATCCTAGTCCCAAATTACAGAAAACATTCGATCGTATTCAATCGGGTGTCAATGAAAAATTAGCAATGTCAGATAACCTTAATCAGAAAAACTTATTACGTTTTTATAAACCAAAAGGGTTTAAAGAAGTTGAAGTGAGTCAATTTGATTACAGTAAACGTGCAACAATTAGCCGTCTAAAGAAACAAAACGTTGTTTTAGGGAAAGCATCAACTAGTTTATTTGCTAAAAACGGGAATCAATCAACATTAAGCAAATATGTAACAGATGCACCGGAAGCAAATGACGAAAAAACTGATTCGACACGCTTGTTACCACGCAATGCAGATGACTGGAGTCAGATAGAATAG
- a CDS encoding MIP/aquaporin family protein — MRKYIAEFLGTFILVFVGTGSVVYSAATASSPLTIALAFGLALAVAIYAFGNISGGHFNPAVSLSMAIQKRLTWIEFIGYVIAQLLGAIVASAAVYGGISAYLKSPTVVQALSGQKMSVSQFVNLAGLGQTNFADGQTLTAFVFELVLTFLFILVISIVTKLANVPAPIIIGLWLSALLIVALPITGGAFNPARALSPAIFVQGKALGHVWVYIVANLLGGVLAAYAANFFNKEVKEVA; from the coding sequence ATGCGTAAGTATATCGCAGAATTCCTCGGCACTTTCATATTGGTGTTCGTCGGAACTGGTAGCGTTGTTTATTCAGCTGCTACAGCATCTTCACCATTAACAATTGCATTGGCCTTTGGATTAGCCCTCGCAGTTGCAATCTATGCCTTTGGCAATATTTCAGGCGGACACTTCAACCCAGCTGTCTCATTGTCAATGGCTATACAAAAGCGTTTAACATGGATTGAATTCATTGGTTATGTTATCGCCCAGTTACTTGGTGCCATTGTAGCCTCAGCTGCCGTTTACGGCGGTATATCAGCCTACCTAAAATCACCAACAGTCGTACAAGCTTTGTCTGGTCAAAAAATGTCAGTGTCACAATTTGTGAACCTTGCCGGCTTAGGTCAAACAAACTTTGCTGATGGCCAAACGTTAACAGCTTTTGTATTTGAATTAGTTTTGACATTCCTATTCATTTTAGTTATTTCAATTGTTACAAAATTGGCTAACGTACCAGCCCCAATCATTATTGGACTGTGGTTATCAGCTTTGCTTATCGTCGCATTACCAATCACTGGTGGTGCCTTTAACCCTGCTCGTGCCCTATCACCAGCTATCTTTGTTCAAGGAAAAGCCTTAGGTCATGTTTGGGTATATATCGTCGCTAACTTACTTGGTGGCGTTTTGGCAGCATATGCCGCTAACTTTTTCAACAAAGAAGTTAAAGAAGTTGCCTAA
- a CDS encoding RluA family pseudouridine synthase yields MATTWVHQFTITNQNAGQSVKQTLKMWLLPQRIRGALRIKKNYLVNGNEVPTSYELQVNDKLTLRFDQEDFRTSESHYPPNGMQRVGIVFESEDFVVVNKPAGMKMHPHTLTENDTLLNYLAADFSERHLVSAGVVARPYMVHRLDRETSGAVIVAKNPVVVPILNRMLADKDIKRTYLAWVNGKMTGNSGTINAPIGVDLDDDRKRMVNGIDEQLAITHWTQIHMVFQKTLLRVQLETGRMHQIRVHLAAIGHPIIGDSLYGSAMGTVRMMLHATSIELTIPFSGDTKMVSVPVPPDFPRQLSIQ; encoded by the coding sequence ATGGCAACGACTTGGGTCCATCAATTTACAATAACTAACCAAAACGCGGGGCAGTCTGTTAAACAAACATTGAAAATGTGGTTGTTACCACAACGGATCCGCGGTGCGTTACGAATTAAAAAAAACTATTTAGTCAATGGTAACGAAGTACCCACTAGTTATGAACTGCAAGTCAACGATAAATTAACTTTACGGTTTGATCAGGAAGATTTTCGAACGAGTGAATCACATTATCCGCCAAATGGTATGCAACGTGTTGGAATCGTTTTTGAATCAGAAGATTTTGTTGTTGTAAATAAACCTGCGGGTATGAAAATGCATCCACATACACTAACAGAAAATGATACCTTATTAAATTACTTGGCTGCTGATTTCAGTGAGAGACATCTCGTCAGTGCTGGCGTTGTGGCAAGGCCGTATATGGTTCATCGTCTTGACCGGGAGACATCCGGAGCCGTCATTGTAGCTAAAAACCCTGTTGTTGTCCCAATATTAAACCGAATGTTGGCTGACAAAGACATTAAACGTACTTACTTGGCATGGGTTAATGGTAAAATGACTGGTAATTCCGGGACAATTAATGCGCCGATTGGTGTCGATTTGGATGATGATCGAAAACGTATGGTCAATGGCATTGATGAACAACTAGCAATAACACATTGGACGCAGATACATATGGTATTTCAAAAAACGCTGTTACGTGTACAATTAGAAACGGGTCGTATGCATCAAATTCGTGTTCATCTTGCAGCTATTGGACATCCAATCATTGGTGATTCATTATATGGCAGTGCAATGGGAACCGTACGTATGATGTTGCATGCAACATCAATTGAACTCACGATACCATTTAGTGGGGACACAAAAATGGTTAGTGTACCAGTACCACCAGATTTTCCACGGCAACTTTCAATACAATAA
- a CDS encoding MerR family transcriptional regulator, with protein sequence MSSESIPTHFRKFKKPSFDNLQFRIGELARMTNVSTRQLRYWEKQGYVTSIERDDCQETRLYGFRAYIKVSIIKQHLDDGESLHEAVLSANDQLETVSVMQHIIKKAFQGFEKYEDEFVVNLGFFDEDETQLLYASIDGGKVKYKLVSVSDKNAQSKK encoded by the coding sequence ATGAGTTCAGAATCGATCCCTACACACTTTAGAAAATTTAAAAAACCGTCATTTGATAATCTTCAATTTCGAATTGGCGAATTAGCCCGTATGACAAATGTGTCTACCCGGCAATTACGTTATTGGGAAAAGCAGGGTTATGTTACGTCAATTGAACGGGATGATTGTCAAGAAACACGCTTATATGGGTTTCGAGCTTACATTAAGGTGTCAATCATCAAACAACATCTTGACGATGGTGAATCATTACATGAAGCTGTTTTATCGGCTAATGATCAACTTGAAACTGTATCAGTTATGCAGCATATTATAAAAAAAGCCTTTCAAGGCTTCGAAAAGTATGAAGATGAGTTTGTTGTTAATCTTGGTTTTTTTGACGAGGATGAGACGCAATTACTTTATGCTTCTATTGACGGGGGGAAAGTCAAGTATAAACTTGTGAGTGTGTCTGATAAAAATGCACAGTCAAAAAAGTGA